A region from the Gammaproteobacteria bacterium genome encodes:
- a CDS encoding dockerin type I domain-containing protein, with protein MKNYVYGLIGLICVTPVTLLADDDDREICTGSAPPILNVADFNGDGVVSDADIVIIRKVIEKENYYAFYDLNADGRLNRQDILKAKQDLGLRSQPTERFLAYMFHRNKQYQLIDTAEELSATGFAAITPALSGHGEHWDDFIQDGEADIWNPDGVNYSAESHTVKGMYWNKSAIPVFEQGATDYPTPGGQWQSQRVVGFADHPPRFTGSPDEKWHTHAGLCITAEGTFENPVISLNQHTTFEECQSLPSIYKDPNTNLNPWFNIWMLHAWMFDLNPNGVFAGTHPCADPNAPSESSINGDRPVPSFFQQHH; from the coding sequence ATGAAAAACTATGTCTATGGACTGATAGGTTTAATTTGTGTAACACCGGTTACCTTGCTGGCAGACGATGATGATCGAGAAATATGTACAGGCAGTGCCCCCCCCATTCTTAACGTTGCCGACTTTAATGGTGATGGGGTGGTCTCCGATGCAGATATTGTCATTATTAGAAAGGTGATTGAAAAAGAAAACTATTACGCTTTTTATGATTTGAATGCAGATGGGCGACTCAATCGACAAGATATCCTTAAAGCTAAACAGGACTTGGGTTTGCGCAGTCAACCAACTGAACGTTTTTTAGCCTATATGTTTCACCGCAACAAACAATACCAACTAATCGACACTGCGGAAGAACTGAGTGCAACGGGTTTTGCTGCAATTACTCCGGCATTGTCTGGGCATGGAGAGCACTGGGATGACTTTATACAGGATGGTGAGGCGGACATTTGGAACCCGGATGGGGTAAATTATTCCGCAGAGAGCCATACGGTCAAAGGGATGTACTGGAATAAGTCAGCGATTCCCGTGTTTGAACAAGGCGCCACTGATTACCCTACACCCGGTGGACAGTGGCAGTCTCAACGTGTGGTGGGATTTGCCGATCATCCTCCAAGGTTTACCGGATCTCCTGATGAAAAATGGCATACCCATGCAGGATTATGCATTACAGCAGAAGGTACATTCGAAAATCCGGTAATTAGTTTGAATCAACATACCACTTTTGAAGAATGCCAAAGTCTACCCAGTATTTACAAAGATCCCAATACCAATTTGAATCCTTGGTTTAATATTTGGATGCTGCATGCCTGGATGTTTGATTTAAATCCCAATGGCGTGTTTGCCGGCACACACCCATGTGCAGATCCCAATGCTCCTTCGGAGTCCAGTATTAACGGTGATCGCCCGGTACCCTCGTTTTTTCAACAGCATCATTAA
- a CDS encoding Ig-like domain-containing protein yields MILLNLGSYKKHAITKYTLHLLFLLSSLSCSPLLAQTFVYVYDQSGQLLTPSNAATNCPDPGQTRAGDHCKGVLVDDNGEYELRLDTLPSGNLLLLANSYRVVSAATPGAADTFVLLKSKRRLDSLNARQINPGVDINAVSEAGVVALENYHHIPKTRTDLITPLLAGAVAGVDAPALNRALGTSHSDNYSVETVTQQTIDILVDQLDDLSLADEQTLVELAKLAIQYQGSNTAVTYIRKNTQQALTQPDTFTEVRDRVFNHISSIVENTEPVLVLEADKYMLFPQELAQLSTINSVNPAQFFAYTWLGTSSINSAATFSKPEIGSYLVCATGEIENSSNSSTDCVRLAVKEQVIAIARSSEKRIGTNNQLRVSGSTSIGANRYRWSGPGQFDNTSAETTIWTAPAVSGSYALTLTVNDEVMDRISVEVFDVLPVSIAEAQPAVIVLDAGWASTQLLSGSISTDGSAVDQLEWTILSTPSGANATIQDSNGAETVFNTNTAGDYRIQLSAQKGSLSHSTEIDIQVRVPGVPVAIAGEDLVTFRNTSTMLDGSRSYITDSSLLQYLWSSTNATLLYPEASVSYFNSGTIGQYSVQLVVSANGVSSTDQLTVTVENQLPAVSDHVEANLLNEIMTANVVGMDNDGDSITYELLSSTKSGGITMDSTTGQYTYIPGGIKGCRYKPSSPVNNQNGGMEVPVIKLCADRYTASLGEVIHLTTSNSIHASQFSGYQWQGGAVGDSNDITSASYTGTTAGLHQVCVVGSIGQSANTSTACVDVLIESNGSVDDNVETGYIDSFTYRANDGFGNSNTGKVVLTIGWKNSVPEVSNLNLSTNEDTPVSGELIGTDADGHSLTFRILGNGSLGTAVITNPDTGAFSYTPNNNAFGQDRFTVVSHDGYEDSVAGTVTVTITGTNDYPLAFYVGTLNTLEDNAVSGVLGGSDPDDDELEFRLATVPEKGDVLITNTQTGSFVYTPHANKNGTDQFFFVVYDGLVESNTAPVNINITPVNDPPVATGSSHSVNTDEVLSGQLDAVDVDLDVLAYLAAAQPTKGTLVIDSDTGVFTYTPNGELGTDSFGFTASDGLLQSNAATVQITVLPANSAPLAQDDAIVVFENVTYGGVAPAEDVENQPLTYHLVSPPRLGAVTFNPDNSGHYSYTPRFNTKGNDYFTYKVNDGDKDSAVATVQINIIPASVSCAGPGNMRRDTDGDGYADFIEADFGTSAVDPLSTPFGADANSYGVSYADDDDSDAYVDIHELWLMTNLKDANSKPSLSTLNGVPNCLTPLLDSVPPALFAFSILTPTIDASGGTAKARFALSVIDNAVGVKTVQVSLRSPNGQTVKADYSAASQPLVLYTQFDSEVFSRYADDGVWTVAEIKIIDVLGNPLSLSREDLLALNYPASITVTNVNADVVAPTLNAFAILTPNVDVTPGDAVAQVQLNVSDNVSGLQLLSVTIRSPSGKNYRWAQETRADQLPNLDITLSTNIFPVHSETGIWTVSELKLADHAKNEQVWNTLDLQSQGFPTDITVIGAPLDTTPPQLLQLDTLTPVVDVTPGNEQATLFVSATDDFGIAEVNLTLQLPSGSIIEVPLRTLDLPLTVSTRLNSATFPQSTLPGFCEYLQLSITDSSGNTAIWNTQQLAALGFVTRFEIRNNGMFGIHNNTPFAYGGSIVTLEDTPYSSYFEAYDIESDPLKFIVVDSPQKGSVIFTNNATGEFTFTPRANEFGEDSFTFKVDDGYSESDTVTVYVHIVPNPDPTLGEHMEITVVENTSYLGNFKASDADKEPIGATAHGAVNGTISVMSGTSFEYVPDTNFIGSDSFFYQVSDGNSVSQEYTVTVNVVPDTALINFTILTPIVSAYDTFVPIEAEVTLTKAIASVNEVILTLEGPSGQVVGFHSFVPETGYPILMKQNVYTPSQPLEPGVWTFKNLLVKKDNSAFSTVVATDIEAEGFNDTVEVAANTSPQCTSADTYAAVLGEPRSGFLSAVDPEGNTMSYILAQKSGKGRVSINTQTGVFTYTATALGQDFFLFAVSDGISTSTNCSIIFNNTAANGAPVALSDTYAVKSGKSFSGVLSASDPNDDALVYEIVTASTKGQVNIIDNATGKFIYWPNSDSLGADSFSFKVNDGLSDSNIAVVDLTINAQNTPPTVHTTEIFVFQSVAYNGVLSVTDADNDNLNYTVSRNGSLGSININATTGAYTYIPLNGILGQDYVTVKVSDTEAFSEAQILVHIISTEQACGTGGIEPRSDTDGDGYVNFVETAFSTDINNPTSTPFGLDATQMGVLFTDDDDADSITDHMELWYGSDPTDVNSVPQYVLQQCFNPLSDGIKPRLIGFNILTDTVDVSNGTAPISFDITLMDNASGIKRARLTLVSPSGTFVTSSVSFTNFPLITGARLSTQDLSSYSEQGTWQVYAMTLFDEAGNRLDLNQDDFTQAGYATAVNVINSNSDTSAPVLISLTVLSPIVYPGTADDKMMLNLDVSDNSSGISSARVDFISASGTIVTASTTLSNPTTTAVLTLSTGTLSQHLEQGQWSVLSVMLVDAAGNSVQYQQTDLNTTLQVTNPLSDTLAPTVSYFSVVTKNVTAGSGSAVMSFALSVADDISGISKVRVDITGPSGQVMSAWGDFSSSQPLQSDTIISTSPLSTMLELGTWNITAVEIQDDAGNRTQLSLLDLFVLGYDTEIIVE; encoded by the coding sequence GTGATATTGTTAAATCTCGGCTCCTACAAAAAACACGCTATTACAAAATATACCCTTCACCTATTATTTTTACTTTCCTCACTAAGCTGCTCACCCTTACTCGCACAAACATTTGTTTACGTCTATGATCAGTCAGGCCAACTTCTGACACCCAGCAACGCTGCAACGAATTGCCCGGATCCCGGTCAAACCCGAGCCGGCGATCACTGTAAAGGCGTGCTGGTTGATGATAACGGTGAATATGAACTCCGTCTAGATACCCTGCCCTCGGGTAATTTACTATTGCTTGCCAACAGCTATCGAGTGGTTTCCGCAGCTACGCCGGGAGCTGCCGATACCTTTGTTCTACTCAAATCCAAACGCAGGTTGGATTCGCTAAATGCACGACAAATCAATCCCGGCGTAGATATAAATGCCGTCTCCGAAGCCGGTGTGGTTGCGCTGGAAAACTATCATCACATACCTAAAACCCGAACCGATTTAATTACTCCTTTGTTGGCCGGTGCCGTTGCCGGAGTAGATGCACCGGCCTTAAACCGTGCACTTGGTACCAGTCACAGCGACAACTACTCTGTAGAAACTGTAACCCAACAAACAATCGACATCCTGGTGGATCAACTTGATGACTTGAGTCTCGCGGATGAACAAACCTTAGTAGAACTGGCAAAACTGGCCATACAATATCAGGGTAGTAACACGGCGGTTACCTACATTCGCAAAAACACTCAACAGGCTCTGACCCAACCCGACACATTTACGGAAGTCAGAGACCGTGTCTTCAACCATATCAGTTCCATTGTTGAGAACACCGAACCGGTTTTGGTTCTGGAAGCCGATAAATACATGTTATTTCCACAAGAATTGGCGCAACTATCCACCATAAACAGTGTCAACCCTGCACAGTTCTTTGCGTATACGTGGCTGGGTACCAGCAGCATTAACAGTGCAGCCACATTTTCTAAACCGGAAATCGGCTCTTATCTGGTTTGCGCAACCGGTGAAATAGAAAATAGTAGTAACAGCAGCACTGATTGTGTGCGTTTAGCCGTTAAGGAGCAGGTCATTGCTATCGCACGGAGCAGCGAAAAACGTATTGGCACGAACAATCAACTCAGAGTATCCGGTTCCACAAGCATAGGAGCCAATAGATACCGTTGGAGTGGGCCGGGTCAGTTTGACAATACAAGTGCTGAGACAACGATTTGGACCGCACCGGCAGTTTCCGGCAGCTATGCCTTAACATTGACCGTCAATGACGAAGTCATGGACAGGATTAGTGTCGAAGTATTTGATGTCCTGCCCGTCTCCATAGCAGAAGCACAGCCCGCGGTTATCGTACTGGACGCCGGATGGGCAAGTACCCAATTACTGAGTGGCAGCATCTCCACCGACGGTTCCGCTGTCGACCAGCTTGAATGGACCATATTGTCTACACCCTCAGGTGCCAACGCTACAATTCAAGACAGCAATGGTGCAGAGACCGTTTTCAACACGAACACCGCGGGAGATTATCGCATTCAGTTATCCGCACAAAAAGGCAGCCTAAGCCACAGCACCGAAATCGATATTCAAGTTCGCGTACCCGGTGTTCCGGTAGCCATTGCCGGTGAGGATTTGGTGACTTTTCGTAATACTTCCACAATGCTGGATGGAAGTCGCAGCTACATCACCGACAGTAGTCTATTGCAATATTTGTGGAGCAGCACTAACGCAACCCTCCTTTATCCTGAGGCATCGGTGAGCTATTTTAACTCCGGCACCATTGGTCAATATTCCGTACAACTAGTGGTCAGTGCCAATGGAGTCAGTAGCACGGATCAACTCACCGTAACAGTAGAAAATCAGCTTCCCGCAGTCAGCGATCACGTGGAAGCCAATCTTCTTAATGAAATCATGACCGCCAATGTAGTAGGTATGGATAACGACGGAGATAGTATCACTTATGAGTTGTTGAGTAGCACAAAAAGCGGCGGTATTACCATGGACAGCACAACGGGACAATATACGTATATTCCCGGCGGAATCAAAGGGTGTCGCTATAAACCATCATCTCCGGTCAATAATCAGAACGGTGGTATGGAAGTACCTGTCATCAAACTGTGTGCCGATCGCTATACGGCATCTCTCGGTGAAGTAATCCATTTAACTACCAGCAATAGCATCCACGCCTCTCAGTTCAGCGGTTACCAATGGCAAGGTGGAGCCGTTGGGGACAGTAATGATATAACCTCGGCAAGCTATACGGGAACAACCGCGGGATTACACCAAGTTTGTGTGGTAGGTTCGATCGGTCAAAGCGCCAACACCAGCACAGCCTGTGTTGATGTACTCATTGAATCAAATGGAAGTGTCGATGACAATGTGGAAACGGGCTATATAGACAGTTTTACATACCGAGCCAATGACGGTTTTGGTAACTCCAATACGGGCAAAGTGGTACTTACCATAGGCTGGAAAAACAGTGTGCCGGAAGTAAGCAATTTGAACTTGAGTACAAACGAAGACACGCCGGTAAGCGGTGAGTTGATTGGAACCGATGCAGACGGTCACTCCTTAACTTTTCGTATTTTGGGCAACGGATCTTTGGGCACAGCGGTCATAACCAATCCTGATACCGGTGCTTTTTCCTATACACCAAACAACAACGCTTTCGGCCAGGATCGTTTTACCGTTGTTTCCCACGATGGCTATGAAGACTCCGTAGCGGGCACCGTGACAGTAACCATCACTGGAACCAACGACTACCCACTGGCATTTTATGTTGGTACATTGAATACCTTGGAAGATAACGCTGTTAGCGGCGTATTAGGTGGAAGCGACCCCGATGATGATGAATTGGAATTCAGACTAGCCACCGTTCCGGAAAAAGGAGATGTGCTCATTACCAACACCCAAACGGGATCCTTCGTATACACTCCCCATGCAAACAAAAATGGAACAGATCAGTTTTTCTTTGTGGTATATGATGGTTTGGTTGAATCCAACACCGCACCGGTCAACATTAATATTACACCGGTAAACGATCCGCCTGTGGCAACCGGATCCAGCCACAGTGTCAATACTGATGAGGTTTTATCCGGGCAGTTAGATGCCGTCGATGTAGACTTGGACGTTTTAGCCTATTTGGCTGCTGCCCAGCCGACTAAGGGTACGTTGGTAATTGACAGCGACACCGGCGTGTTTACTTACACACCCAATGGTGAATTGGGAACCGATAGTTTTGGCTTCACCGCAAGCGATGGTCTATTGCAGTCCAATGCGGCTACTGTGCAAATTACCGTACTTCCTGCAAATTCGGCTCCACTTGCTCAGGACGATGCAATCGTTGTTTTCGAAAACGTTACCTACGGTGGTGTGGCGCCGGCAGAAGATGTTGAAAATCAACCGTTGACTTACCATCTGGTATCTCCACCTCGCTTGGGTGCTGTAACGTTCAACCCGGACAACTCCGGTCACTACAGTTATACACCAAGATTCAATACCAAAGGTAATGACTATTTTACCTATAAGGTTAACGATGGCGACAAGGACTCCGCTGTCGCTACCGTACAAATTAACATTATCCCTGCTTCCGTGTCCTGTGCAGGCCCGGGCAATATGCGCCGGGATACCGATGGTGACGGATATGCCGATTTTATCGAAGCCGATTTTGGTACATCTGCGGTTGACCCCTTATCCACACCCTTTGGTGCTGACGCGAACAGCTACGGCGTATCCTATGCTGATGATGACGACAGCGATGCCTATGTGGATATTCACGAACTGTGGTTAATGACGAATCTTAAGGATGCAAATTCCAAACCCAGTTTATCCACCTTGAACGGCGTTCCCAATTGCCTAACGCCGTTATTGGATAGTGTACCCCCGGCACTATTTGCCTTTAGTATCCTCACACCGACTATCGACGCCTCCGGTGGCACCGCCAAGGCACGTTTTGCCTTGTCTGTCATCGATAACGCCGTCGGTGTAAAAACTGTACAAGTGAGCCTGCGCAGTCCCAATGGGCAAACGGTAAAAGCTGACTATAGTGCGGCTTCGCAACCTCTAGTCCTGTATACCCAATTCGATAGCGAGGTTTTCAGTCGCTATGCAGACGACGGTGTTTGGACAGTCGCAGAAATTAAAATCATCGATGTCCTGGGTAATCCGTTATCCCTGAGCAGAGAAGATTTGTTGGCATTGAATTACCCGGCATCGATAACAGTAACGAATGTAAACGCAGATGTTGTTGCTCCCACGCTAAACGCATTCGCCATCCTGACTCCTAATGTAGATGTGACACCCGGTGATGCGGTGGCTCAAGTTCAGCTAAACGTCAGTGACAATGTCTCCGGCTTGCAACTCTTGTCTGTCACAATACGCAGTCCCAGCGGTAAGAACTATCGCTGGGCACAGGAAACTCGCGCTGACCAATTGCCCAACCTGGATATCACTTTGAGCACCAATATTTTCCCAGTCCACAGCGAAACCGGAATATGGACAGTATCGGAACTAAAACTGGCCGACCATGCCAAAAATGAACAGGTATGGAATACCCTGGATCTCCAATCTCAAGGTTTTCCCACTGACATTACTGTAATCGGTGCCCCACTGGACACTACCCCTCCACAACTTTTGCAATTAGACACTTTAACACCGGTTGTTGATGTGACCCCCGGTAATGAACAAGCTACTTTGTTTGTTTCTGCTACGGATGATTTCGGTATTGCTGAGGTCAACTTAACTCTACAATTGCCGTCCGGGAGTATCATAGAAGTACCCTTAAGAACGTTGGATCTTCCCTTAACAGTAAGCACCAGGCTAAACAGCGCGACATTTCCGCAGAGCACCTTGCCGGGTTTTTGTGAGTACCTGCAATTGAGCATTACAGACAGCAGCGGAAATACGGCAATTTGGAATACACAACAACTGGCTGCACTCGGTTTTGTAACCCGATTTGAAATACGTAACAACGGGATGTTTGGTATTCACAACAATACACCATTCGCATACGGTGGCAGTATCGTTACATTGGAAGACACCCCGTATTCCAGCTACTTTGAAGCATACGATATCGAATCAGACCCATTAAAGTTCATAGTGGTAGATAGTCCTCAAAAAGGCAGCGTGATATTTACCAACAACGCAACCGGAGAATTTACTTTTACACCGAGAGCAAATGAATTTGGTGAAGATAGTTTTACTTTTAAAGTTGATGACGGCTATTCTGAATCGGATACAGTGACTGTTTATGTCCATATTGTGCCCAACCCTGATCCCACACTGGGTGAACATATGGAGATCACAGTAGTTGAAAACACTTCCTATTTAGGCAACTTTAAGGCCTCTGACGCCGACAAAGAACCCATCGGTGCCACAGCGCATGGCGCTGTGAACGGTACCATCTCGGTTATGAGTGGTACCTCTTTTGAATATGTACCTGACACAAACTTCATAGGCTCCGACAGCTTCTTCTATCAAGTCAGCGATGGCAACAGCGTCTCACAAGAGTACACTGTCACGGTAAATGTAGTACCGGACACAGCCCTGATTAACTTTACGATTTTGACTCCCATAGTCAGCGCTTATGATACCTTTGTGCCCATTGAGGCTGAAGTAACACTTACCAAAGCGATTGCTTCGGTAAATGAAGTAATACTAACACTGGAAGGCCCCAGTGGGCAGGTGGTGGGTTTCCATTCCTTCGTACCCGAAACCGGTTATCCCATTCTAATGAAACAGAACGTTTATACCCCCAGCCAGCCTTTGGAACCCGGGGTCTGGACCTTTAAGAATTTATTAGTGAAAAAGGACAACAGTGCATTCAGTACCGTTGTGGCCACGGATATAGAAGCAGAAGGATTCAACGATACGGTTGAGGTTGCCGCCAATACTTCTCCCCAATGTACATCAGCGGATACCTATGCTGCGGTACTGGGCGAACCACGCAGCGGTTTCTTAAGTGCTGTCGACCCTGAAGGCAATACCATGAGCTATATACTTGCTCAAAAATCCGGTAAAGGCAGAGTAAGTATTAATACACAAACCGGAGTATTCACCTACACAGCCACTGCTCTGGGTCAAGACTTCTTCCTGTTTGCGGTTTCTGATGGTATCAGCACCTCTACCAATTGCTCCATCATTTTCAACAACACTGCAGCAAATGGTGCACCGGTAGCATTAAGTGATACCTATGCTGTTAAATCCGGGAAATCCTTTAGTGGAGTGCTGTCCGCTTCGGACCCCAACGACGATGCTTTGGTGTACGAAATCGTCACAGCCTCCACAAAAGGCCAGGTAAATATTATAGACAACGCCACCGGAAAATTTATCTACTGGCCAAATAGTGACAGTTTAGGTGCAGATAGTTTCAGTTTTAAAGTAAACGATGGCCTCAGTGATTCCAACATAGCGGTTGTGGATCTAACCATCAATGCGCAAAATACGCCGCCCACAGTACACACGACGGAAATTTTCGTATTCCAAAGTGTTGCCTACAACGGGGTATTATCTGTAACCGATGCAGATAATGACAACTTGAACTATACCGTCTCACGAAATGGCAGCCTTGGCTCCATCAATATCAATGCCACCACTGGGGCATATACTTATATCCCATTAAACGGCATCCTGGGACAAGACTACGTTACGGTTAAAGTCAGCGACACGGAGGCTTTCAGCGAGGCGCAGATTCTGGTACACATTATCAGTACAGAGCAAGCCTGTGGTACTGGCGGAATCGAACCACGCAGTGACACCGATGGCGACGGCTATGTAAATTTTGTTGAAACCGCCTTCTCCACCGATATCAATAACCCGACTTCTACACCCTTTGGCCTCGATGCAACACAAATGGGCGTTCTGTTTACCGACGACGATGACGCGGACAGTATTACGGATCATATGGAATTGTGGTACGGATCGGATCCCACAGATGTCAATTCTGTTCCTCAATATGTGCTGCAGCAATGTTTTAATCCTCTATCCGATGGTATTAAACCCCGCCTGATTGGCTTTAACATACTCACGGATACGGTTGATGTTAGCAATGGAACCGCACCCATCAGTTTCGATATTACCCTGATGGACAATGCCTCCGGTATCAAACGAGCCCGACTGACACTGGTCAGCCCATCCGGCACTTTTGTGACCAGTTCGGTTTCCTTCACAAACTTCCCCTTGATTACCGGTGCCAGGCTCAGCACCCAGGATCTGTCATCTTATTCTGAACAAGGTACATGGCAGGTGTATGCGATGACGTTGTTCGATGAAGCCGGAAATCGTTTGGACCTAAACCAGGATGATTTTACCCAGGCCGGCTACGCCACTGCGGTCAACGTCATCAATAGCAACAGTGACACAAGCGCACCGGTGCTGATCAGCTTAACGGTATTAAGCCCCATCGTCTATCCGGGTACGGCCGATGATAAAATGATGTTGAACCTGGATGTGAGTGATAACAGCTCCGGAATCAGTTCAGCTCGAGTGGACTTTATCAGCGCGTCCGGAACCATAGTGACAGCGTCTACTACGCTAAGCAATCCAACCACCACCGCTGTATTGACCTTGTCTACAGGCACCTTGAGCCAACATCTGGAACAAGGACAGTGGTCGGTATTGTCCGTCATGTTGGTAGACGCGGCGGGTAATAGTGTGCAATACCAACAAACGGACTTGAACACCACGTTGCAAGTGACCAACCCCTTGAGCGACACCTTAGCGCCTACTGTGTCCTACTTTTCGGTAGTCACGAAAAATGTCACAGCGGGCTCGGGAAGCGCTGTTATGAGTTTTGCACTTTCAGTAGCCGACGACATATCCGGTATCAGCAAAGTACGGGTGGACATCACCGGCCCATCGGGCCAAGTAATGAGCGCCTGGGGCGACTTTAGCAGCTCCCAGCCCTTACAAAGCGATACCATTATTAGCACATCCCCGCTCAGCACCATGCTCGAATTGGGCACCTGGAATATCACCGCGGTGGAAATTCAAGATGATGCAGGCAATCGAACTCAACTGTCACTGCTTGATTTGTTTGTGCTGGGGTATGATACGGAGATAATTGTGGAATAG
- a CDS encoding bifunctional nicotinamide-nucleotide adenylyltransferase/Nudix hydroxylase: MKDVKAFDFLVFIGRFQPFHRGHLAVIQEGLKQSEHLIVLVGSAHQPRNFRNPWTVSERENMIRSALSDTESQRVHIVPLMDVMYNDESWVRNVQATVNGLVTAHHGQPHRPAKVGLIGHSKDHTAYYLNLFPQWGAVQVDNYRQINATAIRNGLFQTQREEEFFQSADDLLPAAVVQELRNFVAAPLYQEIRDEHVFVNNYKSAWNNAPYPPTFVTVDAVVVQSGHVLLVERKARPGKGQLALPGGFVNQTETLVAACLRELKEETRLKIPTPVLKGHIKTQKVFDDPNRSTRGRTFTHAFYIELEPNKDLPKVKGGDDSKHAMWIPLADLDPGRMYEDHYFIIQELTGV; this comes from the coding sequence ATGAAAGATGTTAAAGCGTTTGATTTTCTAGTATTTATTGGTCGATTTCAGCCATTTCACCGAGGTCATTTAGCGGTCATTCAAGAAGGTCTTAAACAATCGGAGCACCTTATCGTTTTGGTAGGTTCAGCCCACCAACCACGCAATTTTCGCAATCCCTGGACCGTTTCCGAGCGCGAAAATATGATTCGCAGTGCATTAAGCGATACAGAGTCCCAACGCGTTCATATCGTGCCCCTTATGGATGTGATGTATAACGATGAGTCTTGGGTTCGGAACGTACAGGCTACTGTTAACGGATTAGTCACTGCTCATCACGGTCAACCGCACAGACCGGCGAAAGTTGGGCTTATTGGTCACAGCAAAGACCACACAGCTTATTACCTGAATCTGTTTCCGCAATGGGGGGCGGTGCAGGTGGACAACTATCGTCAGATTAACGCCACAGCAATACGGAATGGTTTGTTCCAAACACAGCGAGAAGAGGAATTTTTTCAGAGTGCCGATGACCTATTACCTGCCGCAGTGGTGCAGGAATTGCGTAATTTCGTTGCAGCGCCTTTGTATCAGGAAATTCGGGATGAGCATGTTTTTGTGAATAATTATAAGTCTGCTTGGAACAATGCTCCGTATCCGCCCACTTTCGTTACCGTGGATGCAGTGGTTGTACAATCCGGCCATGTATTGTTGGTGGAAAGAAAGGCCAGACCCGGTAAAGGACAGTTGGCATTACCCGGTGGTTTTGTAAACCAGACTGAAACTCTCGTCGCCGCTTGTTTGCGAGAATTGAAGGAAGAAACACGTTTAAAAATACCAACACCGGTTTTGAAAGGACATATCAAAACCCAAAAGGTTTTCGATGACCCTAACCGATCAACACGTGGACGTACCTTTACCCATGCATTTTATATCGAGTTAGAGCCTAATAAAGATTTGCCCAAAGTAAAAGGAGGTGATGATTCCAAACACGCCATGTGGATACCCCTGGCCGATCTTGATCCCGGCAGAATGTATGAGGATCATTATTTTATTATACAGGAGTTGACAGGGGTGTAG